One genomic region from Bacillus sp. SLBN-46 encodes:
- the larB gene encoding nickel pincer cofactor biosynthesis protein LarB, whose protein sequence is MRKFEDLGFSKVDIDRERRTGYPEVIYGEGKTSDQINLIMEKLIESHGKVMVTRLSEEKAALLLENYPSARYDAVSRIMLYGTASRQYHGEVMVMCAGTSDLPVAEEAAITAEWMGCKVNRLYDVGVAGIDRLLAYREEITKASVLIVVAGMEGALPSVVGGLVRRPVIAVPTSVGYGAHLQGLTPLLGMLTSCASGMSVVNIDNGFGAAYQAALILQLASEGVNNEHTIS, encoded by the coding sequence ATGAGGAAATTTGAAGATTTGGGATTCAGTAAAGTAGATATTGATCGAGAAAGACGTACTGGTTATCCAGAAGTGATTTATGGGGAAGGAAAAACCTCTGATCAAATTAACCTTATTATGGAGAAACTGATTGAATCTCACGGGAAAGTAATGGTTACTCGTCTATCAGAAGAGAAGGCAGCGTTACTGTTAGAGAATTATCCTTCTGCACGCTACGATGCGGTATCACGTATTATGCTTTATGGTACAGCTTCCAGGCAATACCACGGTGAAGTAATGGTGATGTGTGCAGGTACCTCGGATTTACCTGTTGCAGAAGAAGCCGCGATTACTGCAGAGTGGATGGGATGTAAAGTGAACCGACTTTATGATGTCGGGGTGGCAGGGATTGATCGTTTATTAGCCTATCGCGAGGAAATTACCAAAGCTAGTGTTCTAATTGTGGTGGCAGGGATGGAGGGAGCATTGCCTAGTGTTGTAGGTGGATTAGTAAGGCGTCCGGTTATTGCTGTACCGACTTCTGTAGGATATGGAGCGCATCTTCAAGGGTTAACTCCTCTACTAGGGATGTTAACATCATGTGCTTCAGGAATGAGTGTTGTAAATATTGATAATGGATTTGGAGCAGCTTATCAGGCAGCTCTCATCCTTCAGCTCGCTTCAGAGGGGGTAAACAATGAACATACTATATCTTGA
- a CDS encoding metal-dependent hydrolase → MRIQRLGHAMYVLKSNMEKNYLIDPFFDLNPGFPPQLNTSDFYQSIDCVFLTHGHFDHTSGLSKLVESKPDIMIVAQYELALILLQQGIKNVFPVNFGGSVSFEDVSVTMVQAKHTSSYGETQGPPVYAGESAGYVFDFKNDYTVYHSGDTALMLDMKLIQDVYQPDIAILSSSGHFTMGPKEAAYAVKHLLNVKYVIPSHTFPTMETAASPDSLTQLLQAFPVVDFMVDKDNELKELLKEYKKTDVIPLSYGEERAFEQEN, encoded by the coding sequence ATGAGAATTCAACGTTTAGGTCATGCAATGTATGTTTTAAAAAGTAATATGGAAAAAAACTATTTAATCGATCCATTTTTTGATTTAAATCCTGGTTTTCCACCCCAGTTAAACACTTCGGATTTTTATCAATCAATTGATTGTGTGTTTCTCACACACGGACATTTTGATCATACAAGCGGGCTTTCAAAGTTAGTGGAAAGCAAACCAGATATCATGATTGTGGCACAATATGAACTAGCGCTAATTCTTCTCCAGCAAGGAATCAAAAATGTATTTCCCGTTAATTTTGGTGGTTCCGTATCATTTGAAGATGTAAGTGTCACAATGGTACAGGCTAAACATACCTCCTCTTATGGAGAAACACAAGGTCCACCAGTATACGCTGGTGAATCTGCTGGTTATGTGTTTGATTTTAAAAATGATTATACTGTCTATCACTCAGGGGATACCGCCTTGATGCTAGATATGAAGCTGATTCAAGATGTCTATCAGCCAGACATTGCCATTCTTTCATCTTCAGGCCATTTTACAATGGGTCCTAAGGAAGCGGCTTATGCCGTGAAACACCTATTAAATGTAAAATACGTGATTCCAAGTCACACCTTCCCTACAATGGAAACCGCGGCATCTCCTGATTCCTTAACGCAATTATTACAGGCTTTCCCTGTTGTTGACTTTATGGTTGATAAGGATAACGAATTAAAAGAACTATTAAAGGAATATAAAAAAACAGATGTCATTCCACTTTCTTATGGTGAAGAAAGAGCTTTTGAGCAAGAAAACTAA
- a CDS encoding urease accessory protein UreH codes for MGSLLGVLGIGFLLGLKHALEPDHIIAVSTIAGKQKSLFHSSFLGVFWGIGHTLTLLGVFLILAITKGSIPQKWGMAFEMGVGVMLIYLGTLSFLTLKKNHIKKETKENKQFFLKSMFIGQIHGLAGSAAMTLLVVSAVDSIRSAVLYIGVFGAGTILGMLLFTFAISLPFVFSGKTQKLDRILTGSAAIVSICYGIYYIYLMGYQEGFFI; via the coding sequence ATGGGAAGTCTTTTGGGAGTTTTAGGAATAGGGTTTTTATTGGGACTGAAGCATGCATTAGAACCTGACCATATTATTGCGGTTTCTACAATAGCAGGCAAGCAAAAATCACTTTTTCATTCCAGTTTTTTAGGTGTTTTTTGGGGGATAGGACATACCTTGACCTTACTAGGAGTATTTCTTATTTTAGCCATTACAAAAGGAAGTATCCCTCAAAAGTGGGGTATGGCATTTGAAATGGGTGTAGGTGTTATGCTCATCTACCTTGGAACTCTTTCTTTTTTAACATTAAAAAAGAACCATATAAAGAAAGAAACCAAGGAAAACAAACAATTTTTCTTAAAATCTATGTTCATTGGTCAAATCCATGGACTAGCAGGAAGTGCTGCAATGACATTGCTAGTTGTCTCGGCAGTTGATTCCATCAGAAGTGCGGTTCTTTATATTGGGGTGTTCGGCGCTGGTACCATTCTCGGTATGCTTCTGTTTACCTTTGCGATTAGCCTGCCATTTGTCTTTTCAGGAAAAACGCAAAAGCTGGACCGTATATTAACAGGGTCAGCCGCAATCGTTAGTATTTGTTACGGAATTTACTATATATATTTAATGGGATATCAAGAAGGCTTCTTTATTTAA
- the larA gene encoding nickel-dependent lactate racemase, with protein sequence METTLLYGKNGLTVNIPDHAFIVEPNHLPGLDHDEEAIKAALNNPIGTPPLREMVKSTDTVAIVISDITRPTPNHKLVPILIQTLDHVPLENFVIINGTGTHRDQTKEEFVQMLGEWVVDNVRIINNQCHDKETLVNIGKSKFGCDVYLNKEYVEADFRIVTGFIEPHFFAGFSGGPKGIMPGIAGIETIMTFHNARMIGDARSTWGNMVDNPVQEMTREINRMCKPSFMLNVTLNREKEITAVFAGELYEAHDKGCAFVKEHAMIRCDERFDVVITSNSGYPLDQNLYQAVKGMSAAHKIVKEGGAIIVASECSDGLPSHGNYSKIFELAESPQALLDLINDPNFKMFDQWQVQKQAVTQVWADIHVFSQLSDEQVLGTMLKPSHNIEQTLEELKQTYGENMSIAVLPLGPLTIPYVEE encoded by the coding sequence ATGGAAACAACCTTACTATATGGAAAAAACGGTTTAACCGTTAATATACCTGATCATGCCTTTATTGTAGAACCCAATCATTTGCCAGGATTGGATCATGATGAGGAAGCGATAAAAGCTGCCTTGAACAATCCTATTGGTACACCACCTCTAAGGGAAATGGTGAAGTCTACTGATACTGTGGCAATAGTTATTAGTGACATTACCCGACCTACACCGAATCACAAACTAGTGCCGATATTGATTCAAACACTTGACCATGTTCCTTTAGAAAACTTTGTCATTATTAATGGAACAGGTACTCACCGTGACCAAACAAAAGAAGAATTTGTACAGATGCTTGGGGAATGGGTAGTAGATAATGTGCGCATCATTAACAATCAATGTCATGATAAAGAAACATTAGTTAATATTGGTAAGAGTAAGTTTGGGTGTGATGTATACTTAAATAAGGAATATGTAGAAGCTGACTTTCGAATTGTCACAGGTTTTATCGAGCCGCATTTTTTTGCTGGGTTTTCAGGAGGTCCAAAAGGAATTATGCCTGGTATAGCTGGAATTGAAACGATCATGACCTTCCATAACGCTAGAATGATAGGGGATGCACGCTCAACTTGGGGAAATATGGTGGATAATCCTGTTCAAGAGATGACTCGTGAAATAAATCGGATGTGTAAACCAAGTTTTATGTTAAATGTAACGTTAAATCGAGAAAAGGAAATTACGGCAGTGTTTGCGGGTGAATTGTATGAAGCACACGACAAAGGTTGCGCATTTGTGAAAGAACATGCCATGATCCGATGTGATGAGCGATTTGATGTTGTGATTACTTCAAATTCCGGTTACCCACTTGATCAAAATCTTTATCAAGCTGTTAAAGGAATGAGTGCCGCTCATAAAATCGTTAAAGAAGGAGGAGCGATTATTGTCGCTTCCGAATGTTCGGATGGACTCCCAAGTCATGGTAACTATTCGAAAATATTCGAATTAGCTGAAAGCCCGCAAGCTTTATTAGATTTGATCAATGATCCGAACTTTAAAATGTTTGATCAATGGCAGGTTCAGAAGCAAGCAGTCACCCAGGTTTGGGCAGATATCCATGTTTTCTCACAGCTATCTGATGAACAAGTACTTGGTACCATGTTAAAACCCTCCCATAATATTGAACAAACGTTGGAGGAATTAAAGCAAACTTACGGTGAAAATATGTCGATCGCTGTTTTACCGTTAGGTCCACTAACCATTCCTTACGTCGAAGAGTAA
- the larC gene encoding nickel pincer cofactor biosynthesis protein LarC produces the protein MNILYLDCQSGISGDMTLSALIDLGADITYIKEHLMKLPIDPFSLNVKQVDKKGISAKLLDLHFNEEEHVHDEHLGSHGHLHEEHSHSHSGHHHHHHEEHSHSHSGHDHHHHEDHSHSHSGHDHHHHEDHSHLHSEHHHHGHEGQAHIHNHSHSHRKASTIFNMINESELPSRVKTRSSAVFQVIAEAEGKIHGMDPKDVHFHEVGAMDSIIDVIGVCLALENLDIDKIIASPVPTGYGKVMMAHGLYPIPAPATAEILRGVPLADFHVKGELTTPTGAGFLKALADDYGHIPAKSIERIGYGAGKKNFDHPNVLRVLLFKAKEEPQRETISILECQLDDITGETLGYVMEKILKNGALDVYFTPITMKKSRPGSLITVHTKPQDSGVMEELLLKETSTFGVRKSEWSRRILSRRFEKIETIYGDLTVKIGYEGEKIYKITPEYEEIKEAAIAFNVPLLEVYAVVQAEARKMIESSETQIPLPSK, from the coding sequence ATGAACATACTATATCTTGATTGCCAATCTGGAATTTCTGGAGATATGACATTATCAGCATTAATCGATTTAGGAGCGGATATAACTTATATTAAAGAACATTTGATGAAGCTGCCAATTGATCCTTTTTCTTTAAATGTGAAGCAAGTGGATAAGAAAGGAATCTCTGCAAAACTGCTTGATCTTCACTTTAATGAAGAAGAACACGTTCATGATGAGCATTTGGGTAGCCATGGGCACCTTCATGAAGAGCATAGCCACTCACATAGCGGCCACCATCATCATCATCATGAAGAGCATAGCCACTCACACAGCGGGCACGATCATCACCATCATGAAGATCATAGCCACTCACACAGTGGGCACGATCATCACCATCATGAAGACCACAGCCACTTACATAGTGAGCACCATCATCACGGTCATGAAGGACAAGCACATATTCATAATCATAGTCACTCACACAGAAAAGCTTCGACCATTTTCAATATGATAAACGAAAGCGAGTTACCTAGCCGAGTTAAGACGAGAAGTAGTGCAGTTTTTCAGGTGATAGCTGAGGCAGAGGGAAAAATACACGGCATGGATCCAAAAGATGTCCACTTTCATGAGGTAGGGGCAATGGACTCGATTATAGATGTAATTGGGGTATGTTTGGCCCTTGAGAATTTGGATATCGATAAGATTATTGCTTCACCGGTTCCAACTGGATATGGGAAAGTCATGATGGCACATGGTCTATACCCTATTCCAGCGCCAGCTACTGCTGAAATTTTAAGAGGTGTTCCTTTAGCCGATTTTCATGTAAAGGGAGAGTTAACGACTCCAACAGGTGCTGGTTTTCTAAAAGCACTAGCGGATGACTATGGTCATATACCTGCAAAGTCAATAGAGCGGATTGGTTATGGAGCTGGAAAAAAGAATTTTGATCACCCTAATGTATTACGTGTTCTTCTTTTTAAAGCGAAGGAAGAACCTCAAAGGGAAACTATATCTATACTTGAATGTCAGTTAGATGATATAACAGGGGAAACCTTGGGATATGTCATGGAAAAGATTCTTAAAAACGGAGCACTAGATGTATATTTTACTCCAATAACCATGAAAAAAAGCAGACCTGGTTCACTTATTACAGTTCATACAAAGCCACAGGATAGTGGAGTAATGGAGGAGCTGTTGCTTAAAGAAACTAGTACTTTTGGAGTTCGTAAATCTGAGTGGTCAAGAAGAATCCTATCACGTCGATTTGAAAAAATAGAAACCATTTATGGGGATTTAACAGTTAAAATAGGATACGAGGGTGAAAAGATTTATAAAATTACACCCGAGTATGAGGAAATAAAAGAAGCCGCAATTGCATTCAATGTTCCTCTCTTGGAGGTTTATGCTGTCGTTCAGGCGGAAGCAAGGAAGATGATTGAGTCAAGCGAAACTCAAATTCCGTTGCCAAGTAAGTAG
- a CDS encoding cation diffusion facilitator family transporter, which produces MDEQKYKDLKLGERGAMISIVAYIILSAIKLVIGYMSDSAALRADGLNNTTDIIASIAVLIGLKISQRPPDNDHGYGHWKSETIASMVASFIMIAVGIQVLMDAIPSMFQGRNESPDMLAAYVGVGSAIVMVGVYFYNKKLALKINSKAVMAAAKDNLSDAWVSIGTAVGIIGSQLHMPWLDTLTAIIVGVLICKTALDIFLQASHELSDGFDEQKIQLYQEVITKLDGVKGIKELKGRNYGNNEVIDVVIIVQSTLDIRAAHDIATRVEKVLMSDYGVYDVHVHVEPNYEKVRG; this is translated from the coding sequence ATGGATGAGCAGAAATATAAAGACCTTAAATTAGGAGAACGAGGCGCAATGATTAGTATTGTTGCCTATATTATTCTATCAGCCATAAAACTAGTTATCGGATATATGAGTGATTCAGCTGCTTTAAGAGCTGATGGGCTAAACAATACAACAGACATTATTGCATCGATTGCGGTCCTTATTGGGTTAAAAATATCGCAACGACCGCCTGATAACGATCATGGCTATGGTCATTGGAAGAGTGAGACCATCGCTTCCATGGTGGCTTCATTTATTATGATTGCCGTTGGTATCCAGGTGTTGATGGATGCCATTCCCTCTATGTTCCAGGGGAGGAATGAGTCTCCTGATATGCTTGCTGCCTATGTAGGGGTAGGTTCCGCGATCGTCATGGTAGGTGTTTATTTTTATAATAAAAAGTTGGCTTTGAAAATTAATAGCAAAGCCGTGATGGCCGCCGCCAAAGATAATCTTTCCGATGCATGGGTAAGTATAGGAACGGCTGTGGGAATTATTGGATCGCAATTACATATGCCTTGGCTTGATACATTAACGGCAATTATTGTCGGAGTTTTGATCTGTAAAACAGCTTTGGATATCTTTTTGCAAGCTTCTCATGAACTTTCAGATGGATTCGATGAACAGAAGATTCAACTTTATCAGGAGGTCATTACAAAACTAGATGGCGTGAAAGGCATTAAAGAATTGAAAGGGAGAAACTACGGCAATAATGAAGTCATTGATGTGGTGATTATCGTTCAGTCCACATTAGATATTCGAGCCGCCCATGACATTGCCACCCGTGTAGAAAAAGTTTTGATGAGTGACTATGGTGTCTATGATGTTCATGTCCATGTCGAGCCGAATTATGAAAAGGTTCGGGGATAG
- a CDS encoding YggT family protein has protein sequence MGSTILLIGSYAFEAYYWLILISIFGSWFPQFQTSKIGGWVYKLVEPYLGLFRRFIPPLGPIDFSPIIALFVYRYIGGFAMEGLRLSLDTIGI, from the coding sequence GTGGGCTCTACAATTTTACTTATAGGAAGTTATGCTTTTGAAGCATATTATTGGCTTATTCTCATATCAATCTTTGGTTCCTGGTTTCCTCAATTTCAGACTTCAAAAATTGGTGGGTGGGTTTACAAACTAGTCGAACCATATTTAGGTCTTTTCAGACGGTTTATCCCGCCTCTAGGACCGATTGACTTTTCACCGATCATTGCCTTATTTGTTTATCGCTATATCGGAGGCTTTGCGATGGAAGGACTACGCCTATCCTTGGATACGATTGGAATATAA
- a CDS encoding glycerate kinase has translation MKIVIAPDSFKGSLTAVEAAKAIEKGIHKAFPDSVSLCLPVADGGEGTLDTLVAATNGQKIPVYVTGPLGQKVEAEYGILGDGKTCIIEMAKASGISLVPREELNPLKATTFGTGELIKQALDDGFKSFILAIGGSATNDGGAGMLQALGLALLDEKGESISPGGAELKKIHSIDLRKFDERIQDCRFLIASDVENPLIGPHGASHVFGPQKGATPDMVQLLDKCLAHWADEVEKVTGIHLHDLPGAGAAGGIGGAFQAFFPSSMQRGIDVVIEHTGLQAALEGADLVITGEGQVDFQTASGKTPMGVAQAAKLQNIPTIILAGSIGTGIDVLYQHGIVSVNSIMNQPMTLSEAIENAADLLVQSAEQVVRSFFYYQTLISRKVVT, from the coding sequence ATGAAAATTGTCATAGCCCCAGACTCATTTAAGGGGAGTTTAACGGCAGTTGAAGCAGCTAAAGCAATAGAAAAAGGCATTCACAAGGCATTTCCAGATTCCGTTAGTCTTTGTCTTCCTGTTGCTGACGGGGGAGAAGGAACTCTAGATACTTTAGTTGCTGCCACTAATGGACAAAAAATACCAGTCTATGTTACCGGACCTCTAGGTCAAAAGGTGGAAGCTGAATACGGTATATTAGGTGATGGAAAAACCTGTATCATTGAAATGGCTAAGGCCTCGGGGATATCATTAGTACCTCGAGAAGAGCTTAATCCTTTAAAAGCTACTACCTTTGGAACAGGAGAACTTATAAAGCAAGCTTTAGATGATGGCTTTAAGTCATTCATTTTAGCAATAGGTGGATCAGCTACCAATGATGGGGGAGCGGGAATGCTCCAGGCCTTAGGTTTAGCCCTTTTAGATGAAAAGGGTGAAAGCATTTCACCTGGTGGTGCTGAGCTTAAAAAAATCCATTCTATCGATTTAAGAAAATTTGACGAGAGAATCCAAGATTGCAGGTTTTTGATTGCCTCTGATGTAGAAAATCCTTTAATTGGTCCACATGGAGCATCACATGTGTTTGGTCCACAAAAAGGAGCAACTCCCGACATGGTTCAATTGTTAGATAAATGTCTAGCTCATTGGGCAGATGAAGTCGAAAAAGTAACCGGTATCCATCTTCATGATTTACCAGGAGCAGGAGCTGCAGGTGGAATTGGAGGGGCATTTCAAGCATTTTTTCCTTCTAGTATGCAACGAGGGATTGATGTTGTTATTGAACATACTGGACTTCAAGCGGCCCTCGAGGGAGCCGACCTTGTTATTACTGGAGAGGGACAAGTAGATTTTCAAACTGCCTCAGGAAAGACTCCGATGGGGGTAGCTCAGGCTGCTAAATTACAGAATATTCCAACGATTATTCTTGCCGGATCTATCGGAACAGGTATAGATGTTTTATATCAACATGGTATTGTTAGCGTTAATAGTATTATGAATCAACCAATGACATTAAGTGAAGCCATCGAGAATGCGGCAGATTTATTAGTACAAAGTGCAGAACAAGTAGTAAGGTCCTTTTTTTACTATCAAACATTAATATCTAGAAAGGTGGTCACGTAA
- a CDS encoding sugar diacid recognition domain-containing protein codes for MLTREIAKTIVLETSLRLNRNINIMDEKGIIIASGDTSRIDDIHEGALEVLKSGKTLIIHPNEKGVWRGAQPGINLPILFQDRIVGVIGITGNPEDIKELGGIVKMTTELMIKEKFIASQLEWKQRTKEMIIEELLKGSPSYSNIERGLNLIGLNLKSPFITHIIQLTERNIMNQSLTDKMEGIIGEKHGLVGFISINRMFVAFLGLTQQEADKKLRSIYLELKKLRLKFRLAYSTPFQSMSKFNQSYIDCDLALKITDVEEDLISFAEVEAKALIYKIDRAWGERFSNRIMNKTLNKFADTLEAYFKNNLNIQKTADDLYLHRNTLIYRLNKIEEETGYDPKVFKDALTIQLALWTDKKLKSEEFIK; via the coding sequence ATGTTAACAAGAGAAATTGCAAAAACCATTGTACTAGAAACCTCTCTTCGCCTAAACCGAAATATCAATATTATGGATGAAAAGGGGATTATCATTGCCTCGGGCGATACTTCTAGGATCGATGATATTCATGAGGGAGCACTTGAAGTTCTAAAAAGCGGTAAAACACTTATCATTCATCCCAATGAAAAAGGAGTTTGGAGAGGAGCTCAACCTGGCATTAACCTCCCTATTCTTTTTCAGGATAGAATTGTGGGAGTGATTGGGATTACGGGAAATCCTGAAGACATTAAAGAGCTTGGTGGCATCGTAAAAATGACTACTGAGCTCATGATTAAGGAGAAGTTTATTGCTTCTCAATTAGAATGGAAACAACGCACAAAAGAAATGATTATTGAAGAATTATTAAAGGGTTCTCCTTCCTATAGCAATATCGAACGTGGACTTAATCTAATTGGATTAAACCTTAAGTCACCATTTATCACACATATCATTCAATTAACAGAACGGAACATAATGAATCAATCATTAACTGATAAAATGGAAGGAATCATTGGTGAAAAGCACGGGCTTGTTGGATTTATTAGTATTAATCGAATGTTTGTTGCTTTTTTAGGATTAACTCAGCAAGAAGCAGACAAAAAGCTTCGGAGTATTTACCTTGAGTTGAAGAAACTCCGGTTGAAATTCCGGCTCGCCTACAGTACTCCTTTTCAATCAATGAGTAAATTTAACCAATCCTATATTGATTGTGACCTCGCCCTTAAAATTACGGATGTTGAAGAAGATTTAATTTCATTCGCTGAAGTGGAAGCTAAAGCCTTAATTTATAAAATAGATCGCGCCTGGGGTGAAAGGTTCTCCAATAGAATCATGAATAAAACGTTAAATAAATTTGCTGATACTCTTGAAGCTTATTTTAAAAACAACTTAAATATCCAAAAGACTGCTGATGACCTATATCTTCACAGAAACACACTCATTTATCGCCTCAATAAAATAGAAGAAGAAACAGGTTACGACCCCAAAGTGTTCAAAGATGCTTTAACTATTCAACTTGCCCTTTGGACAGATAAAAAATTAAAAAGCGAGGAATTCATTAAATAA
- a CDS encoding polysaccharide deacetylase family protein, with the protein MKKRLLFIVTGILIVFLLLFGTYKLMNMRTFQFFGRLTNKVETNQKAIALTFDDGPSKNVNSILPLLDQYNAKVTFFLIGHDMEQNPEEAAKIAAAGHQLGNHTYSHNRMVFKTPSYIKKEIDTTDQLIREAGFKGEIDVRPPNGKKLIGLPYYLHTHHRDTIMWSLEPDSYFSSATDKINYVRKNIKPGSIILMHPMYDQTGEELKAIEGILKALTEEGYTFVTVNALQKTGK; encoded by the coding sequence ATGAAAAAAAGATTACTATTTATAGTAACAGGAATTTTAATCGTTTTCCTTTTATTATTCGGTACCTATAAATTAATGAATATGCGAACATTCCAATTTTTTGGCAGACTTACGAATAAAGTGGAGACCAATCAAAAGGCAATTGCTTTAACCTTTGACGACGGACCGTCTAAAAATGTAAATTCCATCCTGCCATTATTGGATCAATACAACGCAAAGGTTACTTTTTTCCTCATTGGTCACGATATGGAACAGAATCCAGAGGAAGCGGCGAAAATAGCTGCAGCGGGGCATCAGCTAGGAAATCACACATATTCGCATAATCGAATGGTATTTAAAACACCGTCCTATATTAAGAAAGAGATAGATACAACAGATCAACTAATCCGTGAAGCAGGATTTAAGGGTGAAATTGATGTCCGTCCACCTAATGGTAAAAAACTCATCGGATTACCATATTACCTTCATACACATCATCGAGATACGATTATGTGGAGTTTGGAACCAGATAGCTATTTCTCCTCTGCGACTGATAAAATAAACTATGTGAGAAAAAATATAAAACCTGGATCTATTATCTTGATGCATCCGATGTATGACCAAACTGGTGAAGAGTTAAAGGCAATTGAGGGGATATTAAAGGCACTTACAGAAGAGGGATATACATTTGTAACTGTTAACGCGCTACAAAAAACTGGTAAATAA
- the larE gene encoding ATP-dependent sacrificial sulfur transferase LarE, producing the protein MKYNKLQEILREMKTVVIAFSGGVDSTFLLKAALDTLGRENVLAVTADSETYPFEELQEAIGLAEQLGAKHEVIQTSELNIPGYSENTSNRCYFCKKSLFEHLVPIMIENNYNNVAFGLIADDLGEHRPGTKAAREYNVRGPLQEADLYKSEIRELSQQMSLPTWDKPSFACLSSRIAYGEHITIEKLKKIDKSEQAIRALGIRQVRVRTHGEIARIEVEPQEMQHLLEHHQEITAKLQEFGYTYVTMDLIGYKSGSMNKVLQEAAR; encoded by the coding sequence ATGAAATATAACAAACTTCAAGAAATATTAAGAGAAATGAAAACAGTAGTCATCGCCTTTTCTGGCGGGGTAGACAGTACCTTTTTATTGAAGGCAGCACTCGATACTCTTGGCCGGGAAAACGTATTGGCTGTAACAGCAGATAGTGAGACCTACCCTTTTGAGGAATTACAAGAAGCTATTGGACTCGCAGAACAGTTGGGTGCAAAGCATGAGGTAATCCAAACATCGGAATTAAATATTCCGGGTTATTCTGAGAATACATCGAACCGCTGTTATTTTTGTAAAAAAAGCTTGTTTGAACATCTTGTCCCAATCATGATCGAAAATAATTACAATAATGTAGCTTTCGGGCTAATCGCAGACGATCTTGGGGAACATAGGCCAGGAACAAAAGCGGCGAGAGAGTACAATGTAAGGGGACCACTTCAGGAAGCAGATCTCTATAAGAGTGAAATTCGTGAACTGTCACAACAAATGAGTCTACCTACTTGGGATAAGCCTTCCTTTGCTTGCCTTTCATCAAGGATTGCTTATGGAGAGCATATTACGATAGAAAAATTAAAAAAAATAGATAAATCTGAACAAGCTATTCGAGCCCTTGGAATTCGGCAAGTGCGGGTACGTACCCATGGTGAGATTGCTAGAATTGAAGTAGAACCACAAGAAATGCAGCACTTATTGGAACATCATCAAGAAATCACAGCAAAACTTCAAGAATTTGGATATACCTATGTCACGATGGATCTTATTGGTTATAAGAGTGGTAGTATGAACAAAGTTTTGCAAGAGGCAGCGAGGTAG